The following proteins are co-located in the Hevea brasiliensis isolate MT/VB/25A 57/8 chromosome 11, ASM3005281v1, whole genome shotgun sequence genome:
- the LOC110654095 gene encoding uncharacterized protein LOC110654095 — protein MGSRARRKQRWCTQPLTPLMEGPDPDMQEEGNKKESSWEIIREWFRMQKGFSVNHFSSSVTPYGSIPANKKQDLRLLLGVLGCPLAPIPLVSDPIHHLHIKDIPMENSIAHYIIQQYLAATGCLKRQKCVKNMYATGSVKMIRCETEILSGKNVKSLGTRSGENGCFVLWQMMPGMWSLELVVGGNKVIAGSDGKTVWRHTPWLGTHAAKGPQRPLRRIIQGLDPKSTASLFAKAQCLGEKRIGEDDCFVLKVAADKAAVMERSEGAAEVLRHVLYGYFCQKSGLLIYLEDSHLTRVQTPENDTIYWETTIGSSIADYRDVDGVLIAHQGRSIATVFRFEEESVQHSRTRMEEIWMIDDVVFNVPGLSLDSFIPPADIFDANSPIN, from the exons ATGGGTTCAAGAGCTCGAAGGAAGCAAAGATGGTGTACTCAACCATTGACGCCACTCATGGAAGGTCCAGACCCTGATATGCAAGAAGAAGGTAACAAGAAGGAGAGTTCATGGGAAATAATTCGTGAATGGTTTCGAATGCAAAAGGGTTTCTCCGTTAACCATTTTTCATCATCAGTAACACCATATGGGAGCATTCCAGCCAATAAAAAGCAAGATTTGAGGCTTTTGCTTGGAGTCCTTGGCTGCCCACTAGCTCCGATCCCTCTAGTCAGTGACCCCATTCACCACCTTCACATTAAGGACATCCCCATG GAAAATTCAATCGCACATTATATCATTCAACAGTACTTGGCGGCCACAGGATGTTTAAAGAGACAAAAATGCGTAAAGAACATGTATGCGACAGGGAGTGTGAAGATGATACGTTGCGAGACAGAGATTTTATCAGGAAAGAATGTGAAGAGCTTAGGGACAAGAAGCGGAGAAAATGGGTGTTTTGTTCTTTGGCAAATGATGCCGGGAATGTGGTCTCTTGAATTGGTTGTTGGAGGAAATAAGGTTATCGCCGGCAGCGATGGAAAGACCGTCTGGCGCCACACTCCTTGGCTTGGTACTCACGCAGCAAAGGGACCTCAACGCCCTTTACGTCGCATAATCCAG GGCCTAGATCCAAAGAGCACAGCCAGCTTATTTGCAAAAGCACAATGCTTAGGAGAGAAACGAATAGGTGAAGATGATTGCTTTGTATTAAAAGTAGCAGCAGATAAAGCAGCTGTAATGGAAAGAAGTGAAGGAGCAGCAGAAGTACTTAGGCATGTACTGTATGGTTATTTTTGCCAGAAAAGTGGACTCCTAATATACCTAGAGGACTCTCATCTCACCAGGGTACAAACCCCAGAAAATGATACCATCTACTGGGAAACTACAATAGGAAGTAGCATTGCAGATTACAGAGATGTTGATGGAGTTCTCATTGCTCATCAAGGCCGATCAATCGCTACGGTTTTTCGATTCGAAGAAGAATCTGTGCAGCATAGTAGAACTAGAATGGAAGAAATCTGGATGATTGATGATGTTGTGTTTAATGTTCCTGGACTTTCCTTAGACTCTTTCATCCCTCCTGCTGATATCTTTGACGCTAATTCTCCTATTAATTAA